The DNA segment cagtatttattgagcacagaCTGTCTGCTGGGGAATAAGTACACAGCTGATGCTAAACAAATATCAGCAGTTAAAaagtttttcctttcaaattataACCTGGGATACTGGGAACCAAAAAGTGCTGCAGGGGCCCCTCCATTAATTAAGCCCTTCaccacctgccccccaccccaaatgtCCCCTTTAAAATGGGTTGCAGGAAGGCCCTGGTCGAGCTCATTCTGATTCTTACTTGTCAGTGCTGGCTGCGGGCGAACAGGTGTCCTGTGCACTGTGGATTATGTGAGACAGTTGCTTCTGACCCAGGTATGAAGAGGGCATTCTCGTGAAGTGTGCGTCCTGTGCCCACGAGGTCTTTCTCATGTGCCCATCTCTCTGCCCTAGATGATCCCACctaacttcagcctcttcagtgtGGTCCTCGAGATTCGGAAGCAGCGGCCTCTGGCCATACAGACAGAGGTGTGAGCAGGGTCTCCCTATTCCAAGGACACATCCCTTCTGCTCTTGTCTTCCCTTCTCAATGACCTGTCTTCCCCTCTACCCACCACCCCAGGAGCAGTACAGATTCCTGTACCACACAGTGTCTCAGATGTTTCTCTCAGCGATACAGAATGCCAGCCCTCATTACCAGAACCTCAAGGAGGTACCAAGGCCCCCTTCCAACCCTCAGAGACCAGGACCCAGAGGTCTGTGGCCACCACTATGGCAGCATCTAGCCCTTGGACTCCTTCCAGTAGCACGGACTGACTCTGATATCTACCTTTGTCATCCTCCTTGCTTCCTTATCAGAGTGTCTCCTCTTAAGCTGCCCCCACAGAGACCACAGTGATCTCCACTAGGAGTCTGGACAGTGTCCTCTGAAGCCTCATGCTCTTCCCCTCCTGTCTTTCCCCCAGAATTGTGTCCCACTCTACGATGACGCCCTCTCCCTCTGGACTTCGCAGAACCTGAATGCCATCGCCCGCCCATCCAGCGGAGTCCTTAGGTACGTAGCCCCACCCCCGGAGTCTTCCCTTTCCAGTTTCTTCTTCTTGGAGGCTAGCCCTTTCCTCACCTTTGAAACACTGGCGCCATCCTTGTCGTTCAGTTCACCAAATATCCACCAGCCCTTTCGTTGAACTGAGCTCTGGGAACCTTTTCGAAGATTATTCTTTAATACCAGAGGTGACACTGCCTCTGCCCCTACCCCTACATTCCGGTGTCAGTACTTTCCTCATTCCCCCCAAGTCATTAATTCAGCAGGTATTTCTTGATGCTGCCCAACTGTCAGGCCCCATATCTGGTGCGGCAACTTCAGCCCTTGGTCTGAGACCAGCTCTCCCATTTTGAgaccttcccttccttccctttagATGTCActtcctcattcatttattcaatacacAACTACACAGAAATGACCACTCCTCAATAACACCTCGCCCCATTCACCTGCCAGCTGggcccttccttccttcatccacCGAACCTGCTGGGCCCTAGGGACACAGAAACGAGACCCCCTTCTACGGAGACCAACCGCCTCCATCTCAGTGCTCTTTCACTGCGAGCCGCCTCGGGCGGGAAGGAAGCCCGTGGTTTGCTCGCCCAGCgagctgccccctcctccccccgcctAGGCGCTGCAGTTTCACTTCCTCCCCGCCCTCCCACCCGCAGAAGCATCTCGGTGCTCGGGCCTCCGGCCCTCTCCATGGCCGACACTTACGCGGTGGTACAGAAGCGTGCGGCCCCCGCGGGCACCGGGGCAGGCGCGGGCGCGCGGGCACGCGGCACGGAGGACACGCCACTCTACAGCCAGGTGAAGCCGCGCGCCTGGCGGCACCAGGCGCTATCGGAGGACGCGCGCGGCGCGCAGCAGGGCCGCGGTAAGTCTAGGAGGCCGGGGGGCGGGGCTGGGTTGGATCTAACCCCACCTGTTCCTCCAGATCCTCCCTGGCTAGGTTCTGGAGAGCCTGCAGGCCGCGAtgacctcccctccccccagctcgAGTCTGGCCGGGGCACGCCCTGGAGGGCTGAGGTTCGGGCTTCCCGGCCATGCCTCTAGGACTTTTGCCTGTCCTCAGGTCACGCCCGGAAGCGTCTCGGGCCACGCCGTGGTCTCTGGCCCCGCCGCAGTCTCTGACCTCGTCACCTGGTCTGGGCAGAGGGCTCCGTCTTGGTTACGCCCCTGGCCGCTGGGTCCGGACCCGCAGCCCCCAGCCCGCCGTCTTGGGCAGGGAGGATGCCAGAATTTGAAGGGCCGTCTGAGTTGACCTGTTCGGGGTGGTTTTCTGCCCGCAGTTCCTGTTGACGAAAGCCTGGCTGGGCCTGGCGCCTATGAGGACGTGGCGGATAGAGCTCAGACTGGTGGGCTAGGTAAGTCAGATAACTTCGGTTGCTGGGGCCGTTTGCAATTGCGACGGGGGTGAGGCGGAGGTGGTGGCAGGGGACTCACATCCTCAGAGCCCTGTGGACGTGGCTGCAGCAAACCGGGAGGGCCTGGAGGCCTGAGAATGATTTTCCACCTGTTGCCTTCCTATCCACACCTCAGCTTCTCTTATGAGCCTTATGGTGCCCTTCCTCTTCCAGGCTTTAACCTGCGCATTGGGAGGCCTAAAGGACCCCGAGATCCGCCTGCTGAATGGACCCGGGTGTGAGCGCTGCGCCCCTGCCTGTCTGTTGCTCCACATGGGTGCCTGGACTGCTGAGGGTCATGCTCTGCTTTATGAAGTGTTGGGGATGGGGGTGCTGGGCTGAATAAAAATAAACGTTTCTTAGCGTGGAAGATGTGGGGCTCTGCCTTAGTGATTATAGCATTCAAGGCACTGAAACCATGTCCAAGTCCCTGTGTCCTTATCTTTTGAAGTAAAATGCTGACTCAAGAGTTAATGATTTGGAAAtgtgaagatgtagaaacaaagcATAGTTGTTGAGCTAGGGAACTGGGACTGTAATTCTACCACATAGTAGAATCACTGAACTCCCAGTTTCCTGAAAGGGATAGATAAAGATCTGACACACACTCCTAAGTTATTTTTACAGGAAGCAGACCCCCACAAGATAAAAACTGCTGACAACAAGAACATAGACCCTAGACTGGttgaaagcagaggctgaagatgCTGAAACTTCACCTTGATGCCAACCAATCCAAGGACTGTCCATAAGCTTGGTCCATGATCACCCCCTGCTCCttgaacactataaaactcctcactaccCCCTCTAGGGTGGGTCACACGGTATTCAtggcattagcccactgtggccccctttgcctggcaaaacaATAAAAGCtgctcttttctacttcacccaaaactgtcTCTGCATTTCTGTTTGGCACCAGTAAACAGAGGCCGAGTTTCAGCAACACCATGAGACTTGGGGAGGTAGTTGGGTGATGATGGCTGGGTGAGGTTACACTGAGCATACTCAAGAATAAACTCAACCCTAAGGGACTGGCAGGGCCCCCCATTATGAAGGGGATGATGGATAGACAGACTTCTGGAGACCACCTGAAAGACTGGTTCATTTCAGTATCTGAGACTCCCTCACTCAGACATTCAGCTTACAACACGAGTGATGGATGGACCTTCACCCCCCACTACCATTCAGACAAATGAAAGCCAGGCATAACAACAGCCAAGCAGACTGATTTCAGACAGACAGGTAAGGAGATCCCCAGATGGGTAAGCAGACAAAATTCCAACCTGGACAGGCAGATAGCCATTCCCCTTGACAGCCAGAGCTTCAGAGGGACAGTCCATTCCCTGGGTAGACCTCCAGTCAGGAAGAGTGACACACCAACAGCCTAACAGACCACCCCATGCAAAATACATCACCAGAAAGACAGACCCTCTCCTCCGGCTAGGTTGCTAGACAGACGCCAGACAGACAGACCCTTGGCTGGACAGACTCCCAGACAGCCATAAACAGATCCCCAGCTGAATAGATGTCCTCTGAGTTAGACAGACCTTCAGCTACACAGACCTACCTGTCAGACAGACTGACAGGCCTAATCACATGGACTCCCAGGTAGCCAAATGTACTCCGGTCAGGCAGATACCAGCCACACAGACCTTTGACTGCACAGACACTTCACCTAGCCAGGCAGACTTCCAACTAGGCAGACAAGtggactcctgctgctgctgctgctgcgtcgcttcagtcgtgtctgattctgtgcgaccccatagacggcagcccaccagctcccccatccctgggattctccaggcaagaacactggagtgggttgccatttccttctccaatgcatgaaagtgaaaagtgaaagtgaagttgctcagttgtgtccgactcttagcgaccccatggactgcagcctaccaggctcctccatccatgggattttccaggcaagagtactttacCAACAAGTACAACAAGTGGACAGACTTTACCAACTCACCAACTATACAGAATCCATATTTTGGCAGACAAATCGATATATCTCCTGCTGGGAAGACAGCCAGGTGGACTCCCAGGTGGTCAGCTGGTCAGATAAGCAGATAGAAAAAGCAACAGGAGTCAGATGGACCCCTCCCCACTACACAGACCATCTGCCAGTGGGACATACACTGCAAATCCTTCAGGTACACGGACTCCCTGCTAGCCAGATGGGCTCCTAGCCCTCAGATTCATAGGATCCCATTGGTTGCATGGACCCCTAGTTGGACAGATAAGATTCCCAGTCACAGTGAGACACCATCCTCAACCAAAGAAATAGATGGATCCCAAAGCAACTGGCCAGCTATATCCCAAGTTAGATGAAGAGGCCCCAAAACTAAATGAACAGGTAGACTCCCATCTGGACAGATGAAAGGATGCCAACAAATCAGACCCCTAGCTGTTCGCACAGGCTGCTAGCCACACAAGCCCCAGCCCTTGAGCTGGACAGCAGATGCACACAGATCACCAGCTTGGCAGACAAATCTGCAGTCAGCAAGACAGCCCACTAGCCTCACAGTCCGATGTACTGACCTCAGACTGATAGACTGGTGAACCTCCAAGTAGACTCAGCTGGAAAAATAAACCCCAGACAGACCGACTGCCAGCTTGAAAAGATCCTTGGACAAACCCATAGCACAGACATGCAGACCTCCAGCCAGAAAGACAGCAGACACTCAGTAAGCCACACAAAGCCCTAGCTGGACAGACAGATGGATTATCCAGCCAGTTATATAAAACCATCAAACCAGACAGAACACAAGGTAGACAAAAAGATGAGTAAATTTATACTTGATGCTCCAAAACCCTGATCCTGCTCTGTGAGCCTCCCTCCTGACATGATCTGCCTTCTGGCAGTGTTTGTCCAACAATGTTAGGTTTATCTAGGTGGATGGCTAGCTATTCCTCCCTAACGCAGTACATCCCCCAAGCTGTTGGAAAGCTACCCTGTGTCTGTGATGAGCACAGACCACCACCTTCCACCTGCCTAACCAGGCCATATCCCTCATACAGTAACTATGAGAATTCAGTGAAAGATAATATAAAAAGTCTAGCCTCTGCTCAAGAAATGTTCAACCATAATTAGCTCCAGGCCCCTGTATTCACTATAGGCACTGAGACAAGTCATTTGCCCTTTGAGTGTTGGGGGAAGGAGCATGAAATTTGCCTTCCTTGACCACAGCAGTGCTTGTTGAGAGTGACTCAGCTTTTCAAGTGTGTATAGTTTATGCACAAGAAGCAGTTCAACCAGCAGAAACTACGAACTGCAGAGAAACTAGGGAGTCCCTAACTTAATGGGCAACAGGTGAAAACTGGAGCTAATCTTGATTTAAATAGGCAGAAAGGAGGCTCTGGAACTGCTAATAGCAAAGAAGGCTGAAAGTGGTGTTTAGAGTGTAAACCAACCTCAAAGCCAGAAACATTGTCATTGTGCTCTGGAgaccagaaggggaaaaaagtagtGTCTCAGGGGACAGGGGACCAATGGCAGAAGGAAGAGGCATCTTTCCAACAGTTGGCTGTTTCTTTAAGCTGGGCTATATCATAATGATGAATAGCTTGGAGTCAGTCACTTACTAGTTtgatcttgagcaagtttctTAATTTCTCGATGCTTCAGTTTTCccgtctataaaatggggactgtaaaattatatttatcatattgcTGCTACATATATAACTGTATGTCTCACTCTTTCTCACTGTGTGCACTGTTCATTGAACCCATGGTAGGCAAGGCACGGACTAAGAGTTTGGAAGAAAACTCAAGGAGTTCTAGGAACTGCAAATACGTTTATTCTCCCCGACTGGCACAGCACCTGTAGCAGCAGACATGCTGTGTTCTCTCCTCTCGTGGTTGACCCAAGGGACACAGCCATAATGCATCTTCACCACCATAATGCAGTTTTTCAGGTGGAGCTTACATATGCTTACAGAACAAAGTAGCCCGTGGCCAAGAGAGTACCCCACATGTTCCTCACAGTGATGCGCACACACAGTGCTGTTAGTGATCTCAGCTGTTCTgtaatcattatttacaaaataatggGGTGAGAGAGCCTGGCCATGCCATCTTGGCTACTTTGCTCCTACACTGTGAATCTGGATTTTTACAATAGACATAGGAACAGAATTCCATATAGTTGAGATGATAATATCAAAAGCTCTACTAGAgtcatgggaattccctggtggtccagtggttagaattccaCTGCACAGGCCACTGATTTGATcaatggtcagggaactatgatcctcaaaacaaaaccaaaaccaaaaacatgTACCTAAGacaaaaataacctcagatatgcagatgacaccacccttatggcagaaagtgaagaagaactaaaaagcctcttgatgaaagtgaaagtggagagtgaaaa comes from the Bos taurus isolate L1 Dominette 01449 registration number 42190680 breed Hereford chromosome 2, ARS-UCD2.0, whole genome shotgun sequence genome and includes:
- the PTPN18 gene encoding tyrosine-protein phosphatase non-receptor type 18 isoform X5, coding for MLPDDQTRVILSLLQEEGHGDYINGNFIRGTDGSQAYIATQGPLPHTLLDFWRLIWEFGVKVILMACQEMENGRKKCERYWALQQEPLQIGPFCITLTRDMWLNPDIKLRILQVTFQKESRSVFQLQYMSWPDRGVPSNPDNVLAMVEKARHLQGSGPNPLCVHCSAGCGRTGVLCTVDYVRQLLLTQMIPPNFSLFSVVLEIRKQRPLAIQTEEQYRFLYHTVSQMFLSAIQNASPHYQNLKENCVPLYDDALSLWTSQNLNAIARPSSGVLRSISVLGPPALSMADTYAVVQKRAAPAGTGAGAGARARGTEDTPLYSQVKPRAWRHQALSEDARGAQQGRVPVDESLAGPGAYEDVADRAQTGGLGFNLRIGRPKGPRDPPAEWTRV
- the PTPN18 gene encoding tyrosine-protein phosphatase non-receptor type 18 isoform X6 produces the protein MACQEMENGRKKCERYWALQQEPLQIGPFCITLTRDMWLNPDIKLRILQVTFQKESRSVFQLQYMSWPDRGVPSNPDNVLAMVEKARHLQGSGPNPLCVHCSAGCGRTGVLCTVDYVRQLLLTQMIPPNFSLFSVVLEIRKQRPLAIQTEEQYRFLYHTVSQMFLSAIQNASPHYQNLKENCVPLYDDALSLWTSQNLNAIARPSSGVLRSISVLGPPALSMADTYAVVQKRAAPAGTGAGAGARARGTEDTPLYSQVKPRAWRHQALSEDARGAQQGRVPVDESLAGPGAYEDVADRAQTGGLGFNLRIGRPKGPRDPPAEWTRV
- the PTPN18 gene encoding tyrosine-protein phosphatase non-receptor type 18 isoform X2; translation: MSRSLDAARSFLEQLEALGGRHGVVFAGEFSDIRARSAAWKTESVRSTEAGSRPENVRKNRYKDVLPYDQTRVILSLLQEEGHGDYINGNFIRGTDGSQAYIATQGPLPHTLLDFWRLIWEFGVKKKCERYWALQQEPLQIGPFCITLTRDMWLNPDIKLRILQVTFQKESRSVFQLQYMSWPDRGVPSNPDNVLAMVEKARHLQGSGPNPLCVHCSAGCGRTGVLCTVDYVRQLLLTQMIPPNFSLFSVVLEIRKQRPLAIQTEEQYRFLYHTVSQMFLSAIQNASPHYQNLKENCVPLYDDALSLWTSQNLNAIARPSSGVLRSISVLGPPALSMADTYAVVQKRAAPAGTGAGAGARARGTEDTPLYSQVKPRAWRHQALSEDARGAQQGRVPVDESLAGPGAYEDVADRAQTGGLGFNLRIGRPKGPRDPPAEWTRV
- the PTPN18 gene encoding tyrosine-protein phosphatase non-receptor type 18 isoform X7 is translated as MCCLKKCERYWALQQEPLQIGPFCITLTRDMWLNPDIKLRILQVTFQKESRSVFQLQYMSWPDRGVPSNPDNVLAMVEKARHLQGSGPNPLCVHCSAGCGRTGVLCTVDYVRQLLLTQMIPPNFSLFSVVLEIRKQRPLAIQTEEQYRFLYHTVSQMFLSAIQNASPHYQNLKENCVPLYDDALSLWTSQNLNAIARPSSGVLRSISVLGPPALSMADTYAVVQKRAAPAGTGAGAGARARGTEDTPLYSQVKPRAWRHQALSEDARGAQQGRVPVDESLAGPGAYEDVADRAQTGGLGFNLRIGRPKGPRDPPAEWTRV
- the PTPN18 gene encoding tyrosine-protein phosphatase non-receptor type 18 isoform X3 — protein: MCPTGIPELSLPEPCCGCISPQHPTSAPQWDAPRRSDTSDPFPAPGRGTWRLHQWQLHQDGSQAYIATQGPLPHTLLDFWRLIWEFGVKVILMACQEMENGRKKCERYWALQQEPLQIGPFCITLTRDMWLNPDIKLRILQVTFQKESRSVFQLQYMSWPDRGVPSNPDNVLAMVEKARHLQGSGPNPLCVHCSAGCGRTGVLCTVDYVRQLLLTQMIPPNFSLFSVVLEIRKQRPLAIQTEEQYRFLYHTVSQMFLSAIQNASPHYQNLKENCVPLYDDALSLWTSQNLNAIARPSSGVLRSISVLGPPALSMADTYAVVQKRAAPAGTGAGAGARARGTEDTPLYSQVKPRAWRHQALSEDARGAQQGRVPVDESLAGPGAYEDVADRAQTGGLGFNLRIGRPKGPRDPPAEWTRV